In Pseudokineococcus lusitanus, one genomic interval encodes:
- a CDS encoding LacI family DNA-binding transcriptional regulator, which produces MPAPDDAAAGAVRSPVGVPAARPRVTLADVARAAGVSSPTVSKVLNERGDVAPETRDRVLAALDAAGYRRRGTTPARRPGSLLVELVLSDLDSPYAVEVLAGAEEGAAASGAGLVVTAAHGRRAGGGRWLSRLRARRSSAVVLVISDPGPDAVEELRRTGTPLVLLDPVGTRDPGLPTVGATNWNGGLSATEHLLGLGHRRVAVVSGDPSLACSQERVDGYRAALGRAGVPVDEDLVRWGDFTPEGGRRGAAALLDLADPPTAIFAGSDSQASGVYQEARARGLAVPEDLSVVGFDDVALCQYLSPPLTTVRQPLVDMASHAVRLALEGAGGEAADVVTPQHVQLATRLVVRESTAPPRA; this is translated from the coding sequence ATGCCTGCCCCGGACGACGCCGCCGCCGGTGCGGTGCGCTCCCCCGTGGGCGTGCCCGCCGCGCGGCCGCGCGTGACGCTGGCCGACGTCGCCCGCGCGGCCGGCGTCTCCTCCCCCACCGTCTCCAAGGTGCTCAACGAGCGCGGCGACGTGGCGCCGGAGACGCGCGACCGGGTCCTCGCCGCGCTCGACGCCGCGGGGTACCGCCGGCGGGGGACGACGCCCGCGCGGCGGCCGGGGAGCCTGCTCGTCGAGCTCGTCCTGTCCGACCTCGACTCGCCCTACGCCGTCGAGGTGCTGGCCGGGGCCGAGGAGGGCGCGGCCGCCTCCGGCGCCGGGCTCGTCGTCACCGCGGCGCACGGCCGCCGCGCCGGCGGGGGCCGCTGGCTGAGCCGTCTGCGGGCCCGCCGGTCGTCCGCCGTCGTCCTCGTCATCTCCGACCCGGGGCCCGACGCCGTCGAGGAGCTGCGCCGCACCGGGACGCCGCTCGTGCTGCTCGACCCCGTGGGCACGCGCGACCCGGGCCTGCCGACCGTCGGCGCCACCAACTGGAACGGCGGGCTCAGCGCCACCGAGCACCTCCTCGGGCTCGGGCACCGCCGGGTCGCCGTCGTCAGCGGCGACCCGTCGCTGGCCTGCAGCCAGGAGCGGGTGGACGGCTACCGCGCCGCGCTCGGCCGGGCCGGCGTGCCCGTCGACGAGGACCTCGTGCGCTGGGGCGACTTCACGCCCGAGGGCGGCCGCCGCGGGGCCGCCGCGCTGCTCGACCTCGCCGACCCGCCCACGGCCATCTTCGCCGGCTCGGACTCCCAGGCCAGCGGCGTCTACCAGGAGGCGCGGGCCCGGGGGCTCGCCGTCCCGGAGGACCTGTCGGTCGTCGGCTTCGACGACGTCGCGCTCTGCCAGTACCTGTCCCCGCCGCTGACGACGGTGCGGCAGCCGCTCGTGGACATGGCCTCCCACGCGGTACGCCTCGCGCTCGAGGGCGCGGGCGGCGAGGCGGCCGACGTCGTCACGCCCCAGCACGTCCAGCTCGCCACGCGCCTCGTCGTCCGCGAGAGCACGGCGCCGCCGCGCGCCTGA
- a CDS encoding glycoside hydrolase family 3 N-terminal domain-containing protein has protein sequence MSTDVAPASPAAAGAPASDRVERLLASLSLEEKLAQLVGLWEGRGGDGEGGDVAPMQDAMQAEDAEFESFAARGLGQLTRPFGTTPVDPAEGARRLAARQRWLLERTRPAVPALVHEECLTGLAAWRATTFPAPLTWGATFHPELVEEMGAAIGASMRSLGVHQGLAPVLDVVRDARWGRVEECIAEDPYVVGTVATAYVRGLQSTGVVATLKHFVGYSASRAGRNLAPVHAGPREVADVLLPPFAMAVLDGGVDSVMNSYAEVDGVPAAADASLLTDLLREEWGFDGTVVADYFSVAFLQTLHGVAADAGDAAAQALLAGIDVELPTGTAFLEPLAARVRDGRTDEALIDRALRRVLAQKERLGLLDATAADFDPAAVGSIDLDPPAHRDLARRIAEEGVVLLANDGTLPLAPDAARRVAVVGPNADDTSALFGCYSFANHVLAQHPDVELGLDVTSVLDAVRGELTGADVTHVRGCDVDTADTSGIAAAVEAARGADLVVAVVGDRAGLFGRGTSGEGCDADSLDLPGVQDELLDALLATGTPVVAVLLTGRPYAVAHLLERCAAVVQAFFPGQEGAGAVAGVLSGRVNPSGRLPVSLPRSVGAQPYSYLHPRLGAASSVSNIDTAPVRPFGFGLSYTTFERGDLAVAETRVPTDGALRVSVRVTNTGDRAGADVVQVYASDPVASVTRPVVALLGYARVELAAGESAEVVLDVPTSRLAFSDRSLRRVVEPGEVVLHVGASCEDLGEGLAVELVGPVHRSTTADRRVVGVDVVRG, from the coding sequence ATGAGCACCGACGTCGCCCCCGCCTCCCCCGCCGCGGCCGGGGCCCCCGCCTCCGACCGTGTCGAGCGCCTCCTCGCCTCGCTCTCCCTCGAGGAGAAGCTGGCCCAGCTCGTCGGCCTGTGGGAGGGCCGCGGGGGCGACGGCGAGGGCGGCGACGTTGCGCCGATGCAGGACGCCATGCAGGCCGAGGACGCCGAGTTCGAGTCGTTCGCCGCCCGCGGCCTCGGCCAGCTCACCCGTCCCTTCGGCACGACGCCCGTCGACCCGGCCGAGGGCGCCCGACGCCTCGCGGCCCGGCAGCGCTGGCTTCTCGAGCGCACCCGGCCGGCCGTCCCCGCGCTCGTCCACGAGGAGTGCCTCACCGGGCTCGCCGCGTGGAGGGCGACGACCTTCCCCGCGCCGCTGACGTGGGGCGCGACCTTCCACCCGGAGCTGGTGGAGGAGATGGGCGCGGCCATCGGCGCGTCGATGCGCTCCCTCGGCGTCCACCAGGGCCTCGCGCCCGTCCTCGACGTCGTCCGCGACGCCCGCTGGGGCCGGGTCGAGGAGTGCATCGCCGAGGACCCCTACGTCGTCGGGACGGTCGCCACGGCGTACGTCCGCGGGCTGCAGTCCACCGGCGTCGTCGCGACGCTCAAGCACTTCGTCGGCTACTCGGCGAGCCGCGCCGGCCGCAACCTCGCGCCGGTGCACGCCGGCCCGCGCGAGGTCGCCGACGTCCTGCTGCCGCCCTTCGCCATGGCGGTGCTCGACGGCGGGGTCGACTCGGTGATGAACAGCTACGCCGAGGTGGACGGCGTGCCCGCCGCCGCCGACGCCTCGCTGCTCACCGACCTGCTGCGCGAGGAGTGGGGCTTCGACGGCACCGTCGTCGCCGACTACTTCTCCGTCGCCTTCCTCCAGACGCTCCACGGCGTCGCCGCCGACGCGGGCGACGCCGCCGCGCAGGCCCTGCTCGCCGGCATCGACGTCGAGCTGCCCACCGGCACCGCCTTCCTCGAGCCGCTGGCCGCCCGGGTCCGCGACGGGCGCACCGACGAGGCCCTCATCGACCGGGCGCTGCGCCGGGTGCTCGCCCAGAAGGAGCGGCTCGGCCTGCTCGACGCCACCGCCGCGGACTTCGACCCGGCGGCGGTCGGCAGCATCGACCTCGACCCGCCGGCGCACCGCGACCTCGCCCGCCGGATCGCCGAGGAGGGCGTCGTCCTCCTCGCCAACGACGGCACGCTGCCGCTCGCGCCCGACGCCGCCCGCCGGGTGGCCGTCGTGGGCCCCAACGCCGACGACACCTCGGCGCTCTTCGGCTGCTACAGCTTCGCCAACCACGTCCTCGCGCAGCACCCGGACGTCGAGCTGGGCCTCGACGTCACCTCGGTGCTCGACGCCGTCCGCGGCGAGCTGACCGGTGCGGACGTCACGCACGTGCGGGGCTGCGACGTCGACACCGCCGACACGAGCGGCATCGCCGCGGCCGTCGAGGCGGCCCGCGGGGCCGACCTCGTCGTCGCCGTCGTCGGCGACCGCGCCGGCCTCTTCGGGCGCGGCACGTCCGGCGAGGGCTGCGACGCCGACTCGCTCGACCTGCCGGGCGTCCAGGACGAGCTCCTCGACGCGCTGCTCGCGACGGGCACCCCCGTGGTCGCGGTGCTGCTGACGGGCCGCCCGTACGCCGTCGCGCACCTGCTCGAGCGCTGCGCCGCCGTCGTGCAGGCGTTCTTCCCGGGCCAGGAGGGCGCCGGCGCGGTGGCGGGGGTGCTGTCCGGGCGGGTCAACCCGTCCGGCCGGCTGCCCGTGTCGCTGCCGCGCTCGGTCGGCGCCCAGCCCTACAGCTACCTGCACCCGCGGCTCGGCGCCGCCAGCTCCGTCAGCAACATCGACACCGCGCCGGTGCGGCCCTTCGGGTTCGGGCTCTCCTACACGACCTTCGAGCGGGGCGACCTCGCCGTCGCCGAGACGCGGGTCCCCACCGACGGCGCGCTGCGGGTGTCGGTGCGCGTCACCAACACCGGTGACCGCGCCGGCGCCGACGTCGTGCAGGTCTACGCGAGCGACCCCGTCGCCTCCGTGACCCGTCCCGTCGTCGCGCTGCTCGGGTACGCCCGGGTCGAGCTCGCCGCGGGCGAGAGCGCCGAGGTCGTGCTCGACGTCCCGACGTCGCGCCTGGCCTTCAGCGACCGGTCGCTGCGGCGGGTCGTCGAGCCGGGCGAGGTCGTCCTCCACGTCGGCGCCTCCTGCGAGGACCTCGGCGAGGGACTGGCCGTCGAGCTCGTGGGCCCCGTCCACCGCTCGACGACGGCCGACCGCCGGGTCGTCGGGGTGGACGTCGTCCGCGGCTGA
- a CDS encoding carbohydrate ABC transporter permease — MSAPTTTAVPTGKPAVLRSEKGRRGRRGGYGKGGPLVYAVAAVVVVVTVAPVLYAYLGGFRSNAQLAASPAGLPDPWVLDNYVNVLTSASFWRYAANSAVVALITTAVVCVLGVMAAYPLARYRFRGREAVALVFTMGLLFPLTVAIIPLFLLVRDLGLVNSVWGVALPQAAFALPLTVVILRPFLAALPKELEEAAMIDGASRIGFFWRVLLPLSGPGLVTVGVLAFVASWNAYLLPLLVLNDPASQTLPLGVASFSTQYAQDTAGVLAFTSLAMIPALVFFLAMQKRIVNGLQGAVKG, encoded by the coding sequence ATGAGCGCCCCCACCACCACCGCGGTCCCCACCGGGAAGCCCGCCGTCCTGCGGTCGGAGAAGGGCCGGCGCGGGCGGCGCGGCGGCTACGGCAAGGGCGGGCCGCTCGTCTACGCCGTCGCGGCCGTCGTCGTGGTCGTCACGGTCGCGCCGGTCCTCTACGCCTACCTCGGCGGCTTCCGCAGCAACGCCCAGCTCGCGGCGTCGCCCGCCGGCCTGCCGGACCCGTGGGTCCTCGACAACTACGTGAACGTGCTGACGTCGGCGTCGTTCTGGCGCTACGCGGCCAACTCGGCCGTGGTGGCCCTCATCACGACGGCCGTCGTCTGCGTCCTCGGCGTCATGGCGGCGTACCCGCTGGCGCGCTACCGCTTCCGCGGCCGGGAGGCCGTGGCCCTCGTCTTCACGATGGGGCTGCTCTTCCCGCTGACCGTCGCGATCATCCCGCTCTTCCTCCTCGTGCGGGACCTGGGCCTCGTCAACAGCGTGTGGGGCGTGGCCCTGCCGCAGGCGGCGTTCGCGCTGCCCCTGACGGTCGTCATCCTGCGGCCGTTCCTCGCGGCGCTGCCGAAGGAGCTCGAGGAGGCGGCGATGATCGACGGCGCCAGCCGCATCGGCTTCTTCTGGCGGGTGCTCCTGCCGCTGTCCGGCCCGGGCCTCGTGACCGTCGGCGTCCTCGCCTTCGTCGCCTCGTGGAACGCCTACCTGCTGCCGCTGCTCGTCCTCAACGACCCGGCCTCGCAGACGCTCCCGCTCGGCGTCGCCAGCTTCTCCACGCAGTACGCGCAGGACACCGCCGGCGTCCTCGCCTTCACCTCGCTCGCGATGATCCCCGCGCTGGTCTTCTTCCTCGCCATGCAGAAGCGGATCGTCAACGGGCTGCAGGGCGCCGTGAAGGGCTGA
- a CDS encoding carbohydrate ABC transporter permease, producing the protein MTARPTSTGTTAPPRPADDAPPSRPASSGPSGPRGTRRGLSPAARKRAEIAFFVAPALALMAVFIALPVLQAVRYSLYRWNGLGPLDDFVGLENYATALDNPVFRDAVSNNFLIIAVSIAVQLPLGLLVALLLNREIRGRSFLRVVIFMPYVLAEVVAGVIWVLLLQPRGLVDELFEAVGLGGVTQLWLGDPDVALWTVMAVLTWKYLGLAVILFLAGLQGVPEDVYEAAQLDGASWWQVQRRITIPLLGPTIRTWGFLSMIGSLQLFDMVWILTGGGPANSTVTMAIYLINQGTDRGLYGYASAVAVLLFGISLVLAVLYNTLVLSKDRDDAPRPRRQKKVAR; encoded by the coding sequence GTGACGGCACGACCGACGTCCACCGGCACCACCGCACCGCCCCGCCCCGCCGACGACGCCCCGCCCTCCCGGCCGGCGTCGTCCGGGCCGTCAGGGCCGCGCGGGACGAGGCGCGGCCTGTCCCCGGCGGCGCGCAAGCGGGCGGAGATCGCCTTCTTCGTCGCGCCCGCCCTCGCCCTCATGGCGGTCTTCATCGCCCTGCCGGTGCTGCAGGCCGTCCGCTACTCGCTCTACCGCTGGAACGGGCTCGGGCCGCTCGACGACTTCGTCGGCCTGGAGAACTACGCGACGGCGCTGGACAACCCCGTCTTCCGGGACGCGGTGTCCAACAACTTCCTCATCATCGCGGTGTCCATCGCCGTGCAGCTGCCGCTCGGCCTGCTCGTCGCGCTCCTGCTCAACCGCGAGATCCGGGGCCGCTCGTTCCTCCGGGTCGTCATCTTCATGCCGTACGTCCTCGCCGAGGTCGTCGCCGGCGTCATCTGGGTGCTGCTCCTGCAGCCGCGGGGCCTCGTCGACGAGCTCTTCGAGGCCGTCGGCCTCGGCGGCGTCACGCAGCTGTGGCTCGGCGACCCCGACGTGGCGCTGTGGACGGTCATGGCCGTGCTGACGTGGAAGTACCTCGGCCTGGCCGTGATCCTCTTCCTCGCCGGCCTGCAGGGCGTGCCCGAGGACGTCTACGAGGCGGCGCAGCTCGACGGCGCCTCGTGGTGGCAGGTCCAGCGGCGCATCACCATCCCGCTGCTGGGCCCGACCATCCGGACCTGGGGCTTCCTGTCGATGATCGGCTCGCTGCAGCTCTTCGACATGGTGTGGATCCTCACCGGCGGCGGCCCCGCCAACTCCACGGTGACGATGGCCATCTACCTCATCAACCAGGGCACCGACCGCGGCCTCTACGGCTACGCGTCCGCCGTCGCGGTGCTCCTCTTCGGCATCTCCCTCGTCCTCGCGGTCCTCTACAACACCCTCGTCCTCTCCAAGGACCGCGACGACGCCCCCCGCCCCCGCCGGCAGAAGAAGGTCGCCCGATGA